GTCCTTCGGCACGGCGATGTTGGGGCGGGCAGCGTAGTAGATGGGATCGGCGTGCGGCACGACGAGCGAGAGCCCGTCGGCCGCGCCGCGGAGCGAGAGCACGACGAGCACGCGGTCCGCCTTCCGTCCACCGGACGCGTAGGCGGTCTCGACGAACGCGTCGCCGAACACCGAGGCGGCCACGAGGCCGAGTCCGATGCCGAGCGCGGAGCGGATCGCGGTGCGGCGCGACACGCTCGTGGCGAAGTCATCGCAGCCTGCGGCGAAGGAGTCGGCACCAGCGAGCGCGGGCGGGGAGGATTCGATCACGTCGCCGGTCCTATCGCAGGTAGAAGAGCGGTTGATTGAGCACGAGCGAGAGCACCCACGGCATCTGCCAGCGCACGATGGAGTGCTGAGCATTCACGAGGGCCGACGGCCGCACCTTCGTGGCGGTGCACACGGCTTGCAGCAAGCCGGCGGTGGAGGCCTGGCCCGTCAGGTGGCGCGAGAGGTGGTCGACGAACTCCGCGAGGGTGAGTTCGGGCTGGGGCAACCGCTTCGCGGCGGGCACGTGCGTCGTGTCCTTCGTGGGCCACCACCCGCCCGAGAGGGTCCAGTGCGCATCCCAGGATGCCAGGAAGCGCGACGGTGAGTTCCACGCGTCGTTCAGTTGCGGCGGTCCGTCGGGGCGGGGGTGCGACCAGGCGCTCGCGCCGATGCCACCCGCCATGTAGTGCGCCTGGATGGCGCCGGTGTCCTGCGCCGTCGGCTTCGCGAACGACACACCGAGCGCCCGGTTCACCGAGACCAGTTCGTCGGTCGGTGTCTTCACTTTCGCGCCCGACGACGCCCAGAACTCGGCGTGGTCGACGAGCGCGCGGAGCACCGGCGTGATCCGGGTGTCGTTGGTCAGGTACACCGCGGCGAGGTGGTCGACGAGCTCCGACGAGGGGCTGTCGCTCACGAAGCGTCGCGCGAGCTTCCGTGCGATGCGCTCCGCGGTCGACGGATGCCGAGCGAGATACGACAGGTACGCCCGCACGGCGGCGCGGCCATCGGCATCCGTGTTGGGGTGGGAGAAGTCCATCACGGTGACCGGGCTGGTGTCGTGCCAGGACGGGTCGTACGTCACCTGCCACGACGACCACGTGTCGACGCGGAAGCCCGTGAGGAGGCGAGCGGATGCCTTCACGTCGTCTTCGTCGTACCCCGCGCTCTTGCCGACGGTGTGCAGCTCGAGGAGCTCTCGGCCGAGGTTCTCGTTGACCGACCGCTTCGACGAGCGGGCGTTGTCGAGCGAGCATCCCATCGCGGGGTGCACGGTCGCCGCCTGCAGCAGCTCCTCGAAGCTCGTCAGCGCGAGCTCGCGCAGGAGATGACCGAACGCGATGCGGAAGGGGAAGACCCCGTCGTCGTGGATCGGGATGTAGAAGTGGTCCTCCCAGAACTCCGTCATCAGCTCGAGCACCTGTCGCGTCGACTCCTGGCGCCGTACCATCGCGTACCCGGCGTAGGCCGCCATCGCACGCCATGCGGGCTCCGCGCCGCTGCGGTCGCGGTCGACGATGTCGAGCGGATCCGCGGTGATGCACCGCCACCAGGTGTCGAGTCCGGCGGCGGCCGGCGATTCGGTGACGTTCTGCGGCGTGAGCTGCGCCTCGAACCACGCTCGCGGTCCGCCGGCCTCGCGCACCGCGGCCAGCGCCGCGGGCTGGAAGCCGTACGTCCAGCGCCGGATCACGTGCAGTTCCTCTTCGGTCGCTACCGGTGTCGCGGGGTACGCGACCGGGTCGTAACTGTCGGCCGCGTGCGCGGCGGGAGCGTCGAGCAGCGGCGCCGCGACGGCGACAGCGGACGCGGCTGCCACGCCGCCGAGGAAGCTGCGGCGGGGAAACAGGGGCGTCGACGGTGGAGGAGCGATCGCCGATTCGCCCGCGGGGGGGACGCGGGGATTCATGCGCGCAGTCTAGCGCCCGCGCGATTTTGCGAAAGTGGCGAATTCTGCCGCTTCAACGTGGCGGATGCCGCGAGGTGCGCCACCTTCTTGCGCGCTCTTGCGCCGCGGTCGCGTCACTCGGATGCCGTGGCCACCTCGTAGTGGACGAAACCCGTGCGGTGGGCCACCCGGTCGTAGAGCGACCGCGCGGTGGCGTTGTCCTCCGCCGTGAGCCAGTAGACCTTCTCCCGTCCCCGGTCCGCCGCCCACCCGACCACGTGGTCGATGAGCGCCTTCCCCACGCCGCCGCGTCGGCCGTCGGGGGCGACGAACAGGTCCTCCAGGTAGCAGTAGCCCGACGTGCTCCACGTGCTCGGATGCTCCAGCCAGTGCACGAACCCCACCGCACCGCCGGCGTCGTCCCACGCCACTGCCCCGTGGATGTCGCCCCCGGCATCCGTCAGTCGCGCGAAGGTCGACTCGGTCACCTCGGCGGGCAGGTCCTCCCGGTAGAAGGTGAGGTAGGCATCCCACATCGGCTGCCAGTGCGCTCGGTCGGCGGCCGTGAGAGCAGAGATCCGCGTCATGCGCTCACGCTAGCCCCGGCCCGAGAAGGTGGCGCGAATCGTCGCCATTTCGTGAGCGAAGCGGCCGGTTGCGCCACGTTCTCAGCGTCGCGGTCCCAGTAGGGTGACGGCATGGACCTGCGCGTCGCGGCCTACGCCGTCATTAACGACGACGACGGTCGGGTGCTGCTCGCCCACTGGCACGAGGGACGGCGATCATCCTGGACGCTCCCCGGCGGCGGACTCGAGGCCGGTGAGCACCCGGAGACCGCCGCGCGCCGCGAAGTGCTCGAGGAGACCGGGTACCGCGTCGTGCTCGACGGCCTGCTCGGCATCGACTCCCGCGTGATCCCGGCGCGACAGCGCGTGCGCAGCGGTCACGATCAGCCGCTGCACGCCCTCCGCATCATCTACCGGGCGCGTGTGGTCGGCGGAAAGCTCCGCAACGAGGTCGACGGATCCACCGACCGCGCCGAGTGGTTCGCCCTCGCCGATGTCGCCGGCCTTCACCGCGTCAAGCTCGTCGACGTCGCGCTCCGGCTCGCCGGGCTGACCGACTGAACGGATGCCGTCAGCCGCCGGCCGGCTGAGAGATGTCGGCGACGGTCGCACCGTACGCGGCGATGAGCGCATCGGCATCCACGAACAGGCTGTACCCGTGGGTGCCCGCACCCATCGCGATGCGCGTTCCGACGATCGATTCGTCGGCGAAGATAGGCCAGTCGGTCGTGCTGCCGATGGGCACGATCGTGCCGCGCTCGTAGCCGGTCGCCGCCAGAGCACGCTCCGGATCGGGGAGCTGCAGCTTGTTGACGCCGACCACCGCCCGCAGCTTCGGCCACGAGATGGCCTTGTCTCCCGGGATGAGCGCGAACAGGTACGTGTCGTCGGCTCGCTTGACGACGAGCGTCTTCACGATGTCCGCGGGCTGCAACCCGAGCAGAGCGGCCGCCTCCTCGAGGCTGCGCGCCGCGGGACGTTCGCGGATCTCGATCGCGAGCCCTCGCTCACGCGCCGCGTCTTCGACACGCGCCGTGGGCGTGCGTTTCGTCTCGCTGCGCTCGCTCAACGACCGGGCCTCGAGCTCGCTCGACGACCGGGCTTCGGGCTCGCTCGACGACCGGGCTTCGGACTCGCTCGACGACCGGGCCTCGGGCTCGCTCAACGACCGGGCTTCGGACTCGCTCGACGACCGGGCCTCGGGCTCGCTCAACGGTGCGACTCTGGGGTCACGCGTCGGGAGCGCGCAGCGGGTCGTCGGCCACCCACAGCTCGTCGTCGGCGCGGAGCGTCTGCCAGGCGGCGTAGAGCACGCCCGCGGCGGCCGCGATGCCGAGGATGATCGCGATGACTCCGCCCGCGCCGATGCTCTTCTGGGATGCCGGTGCCGGCACCGTGAGTTTCTTCGCCGCCTTCTTGCCGTACTTCTCGGCGTTCTTCTGCAGCTTGGCAACGTCGATCGAGCCGAAACCGCGACCGTGAGCCAGCGCATCGCGCTTCTCGTTCGCGGCATCCCACACCGACAGCGCCGAGCCGATGACGGCTCCGGCGGCGGGGGCGAGCTTCTCGTTGTAGACCTTGGCCGAGGAGCGCAGCCCCTGGTCGACGTACGGAGCGGCGTACTTCTCGTACCCGTGCTGCACGGTCGGCACGACGTGCTCCCGGTTGTAGTGGCCCAGCTGACGACCCGCTTCGCGAGCGACATCACCCGCCTGGCCGAGCAGTACCTGCTGCGATTCCCACAGGGTGGTGGCATTCTTCTGGAGCTTGCGGAGCTCCTTCTTGCGCTTGCGGCTGAGGCCCACGAGTGCCCTCCCTCATCTGGGTGACTTTCTCCCATCTTGCCAGACGCCGCAGGGCACGCCAGGGGTTGACAGATGTGAGAATGGTGAGCATGCCGATCCACACCGCAGTCGCGACGATCCACACCAACCACGGCGACATCGTCGTCAACCTCTTCGGAGACCACGCCCCCCGCACGGTGCAGAACTTCACCGGCCTCGCGGACGGTTCGCAGGAGTGGACCCACCCCGCCACGGGCAAGCCCGGCGAGGGTCCCCTGTACAAGGACGTCATCTTCCACCGCATCATCCCGAACTTCATGATCCAGGGCGGCGACCCGCTCGGTCAGGGCGTCGGCGGTCCCGGATACTCCTTCAACGACGAGATCCACCCCGAGCTCACGTTCGTCGTTCCCTACCTGCTCGCGATGGCCAACGCGGGTCTTCGCCGCAACGCGATCACCGGTCAGGCCGAGGGCACCAACGGCTCGCAGTTCTTCATCACGACCGACCCGACGCCGTGGCTCAACGGCAAGCACACGATCTTCGGCGAGGTCGCCGATGACGCATCGCGCGCCGTCGTCGACGAGATCGGCGCCGTGCGCACGGGCGCGGGCGACCGCCCCGTCGAGCCCGTCGTGATCTCCTCGATCGACGTCGTCGCGGTCTGATCGACCGCGCCCGCTGATCGATACCGACGCGTGACGACCCCCGGCTACCGGGCCAACCCGGACAACTTCTGCTATCGGCATCCCGATCGACAGAGCTTCGTGCTGTGTCAGCGGTGCACGCGCACCATCTGCCCGGAATGCCAGACGCAGATGCCGGTGGGCGTCATCTGCCCGGAGTGCCTGCGCGATCAGCAGCAGGCGGTGAGGGCGAGCCGACCGTCGCGCGGAACGCGCATGATCCGGGCCGTGCGTGCGTCGGACTCGCGTCCGCTCGTCACGTACGGTCTGGTCATCGTCACTCTGTTCTTCTATCTGGTCACCCTGATCCCCGGCATCGGCGACCAGATCTGGTTTGCGCTGGCGTTCAACAGCGGGTTCCTGATTCCGGGGCCGTTCTTCCAGCCGTGGCGACTGCTCACCGTCACCCTCGTGCACGCGAGCATCTGGCACGTCGCGTTGAACATGCTGGCCCTGTGGGCGCTCGGTCGCAGTCTCGAGCCGCTGCTCGGGCGATGGCGCTTCGCGACGCTCTACGTGCTGAGCGCGATCGGCGGATCGGTGCTGGTGGCCCTGCTGGCTCCCGGCACGTGGGTAGTCGGAGCATCCGGGGCGGTGTGGGGTCTGCTGGGAGCGATGTTCGTCATCGGTCGGCACCGCGGCGCGAACGTGACGGCGATCGCCGTGCTCCTCGGCCTCAACCTCGTCATCACGTTCCTGCCCGGGTCGAACATCTCCTGGCAGGGTCACATCGGCGGCGGTCTCGTCGGAGCGCTCGTGGGATTCATCTTCGCCCGCACGCGCGGGGTCCGTCAGCAGCGCACGCAGAAGCTCCTGCTCGCCGCGACCGGTGTGGGGCTCCTGGCCCTGCTCGTCATCCCGGCGGTGCTCTACACCTGAGCGGATGCCGCGGCATCCCGTCCCGGCAGTTCTTCGCGGATCGACAACTCCCGGCCGTCGCCCACAGCGCCCTCCACAGGTGTGAATGACACCGGTGTAATTCTCCCCAGTCTGTGGATAACTATGGGGATAACTTTCCGGCGGCGCGGGTAGGAGAACCCGGCGGGAGACGACGAACGCCGCCCCGGTAGTACCGGAGCGGCGTCGAAGTCGAAGGGGTCAGCGCCAGCGCGTGGTCATGAGGAAGCCCACGAACGCGATGCCGAACCCGATGACGAGGTTCCAGGCGCCGATGTCGGGGATCGGGAAGCGCGAACCGCTCAAGTAGAAGACGATCACCCACACGAGGCCGATGATCATGAGGCCGAGCATGATCGGCTTGAACCAGACCGGATTCGGGGCCGGCTCACCCTCGTGCTGCTCGACGATCGGGTCGTCACTGCCTGAACGTGCCATGCCCACGATCCTACCGTCAGGCACCCCGGATACTCGAAGTCCTCTCAGCGGGCGTGTGGGAGAATCTCGGACGTGGGGGACACGAATATCGACGCGCAGGTGCGCCCGGACGCGGACGAGCCGCGCGGTCGACGCACGCGCCGCGCCCGTCGCGGCGGTGCGACCGTCGTCAGCGTCATTGGCGAGCTCTTCGTCACGGCCGGCGTCATCGCGCTCCTCTTCGTCGCGTGGCAGCTGTGGATCGGCGACTGGATCATCGGTTCGCAGAAGCAGGCCGAGGCCGCCGACCTCACGCAGTCGTGGGCCCAGGAGTACGCCGCCACCACCCCGGCCGCCACGCCCGCGCCGACGCCTTCCCCCACGGCCGAAGCCGTCGTGCCGGTGCTGAAGGATGCCGGTCACGGCGACCAGTTCGGGGTGATGCAGATCCCGCGGTTCGGCAAGGACTGGAAGTTCACCGTCGCCGGCGGCGTCACACGCCCCGACATCCTCGACCAGGGCGAGATCGGGCACTACCCCGACACGGCCATGCCCGGCGACGTCGGCAACACCGTCTACGCCGCGCACCGGTGGACCTCGGGCGCACCCTTCGACCCGATCGACAAGCTCGTCGTCGGCGACGCGATCGTCATCGAGACGAAGGACGGCTGGTACACCTACCGCTTCCGCAACCTCGAGTACGTCCAGGACACGCAGGTCGAGGTGCTTCTGCCGGTGCCGCAGCAGGTCGGTGTCGCCGCCGACGGGCGCTACCTCACGCTCACGAGCTGCGCCCCCAAGCTCAATATGCTCGAGCGCATCATCGCCTACGCCCTCTTCGAGGACTTCACGCCCCGCGCCGACGGCCCGCCGGCATCCCTCACGCAAGGAACGAACGCCTGATGTACGGCGCACTCTGGCGCATTCTCCCCGGGCCCGCGTGGCTGCGGGTGATCCTTCTGCTCGCGCTCCTCGCCGCCGTGCTCTACGGCCTGTTCTGGTACGCGTTCCCGTGGGTGGCGCAGTTCATCACCCCGCAGGAGTCGACGATCGGTGGCTAGCACGCCGCGCGTGCTCGTCGTGGACAACCACGACAGCTTCGTCCACACCCTCGTGGGCTATCTGCACGAGCTCGGCGCGGAGACGTCGATGATCGAAGCGGATGCCATCGACGACGCGACCGCGGCGATCGACGGGTATGCGGGGGTGCTGATCTCACCCGGACCTGGTGCGCCCGCGGATGCCGGGGCGTCGCTCGACGTCGTACGTGCGACGGCGGCGCGCAGCGTGCCGATGCTGGGGGTGTGCCTCGGTCATCAGGCGTTGGCGGAAGCCTTCGGGGCGACGGTCGATCACGCGCCGGAACTCCTCCACGGGATCACCTCTGCCGTGCACCACGACGGTAGTGCGCTCTTCGCCGGTCTTCCCGACCCGTTCCAGGCCACCCGCTACCACTCGCTGGCGGTGATGCCCGAAACAGTTCCCCGCGAGCTCGAGGTCACGGCGTCGACCGATTCGGGTGTCGTCATGGGCCTCGCGCATCGGAGCCTGCCGCTGTGGGGCGTGCAGTTCCACCCGGAGAGCGTGCTGTCGGAGGGCGGCTACCGCCTGCTCGGCAACTGGCTGGAGATCGTCGGCATCCCCGGTGCGGCGCGCCGCGGTGCGGGTCTCACGCCGCACCGTCACGTCGACGACGTGCGCTGAACCGTCCGCGGCGCCTGCGCGGCGCTCGCCGGGAGCTCAGCTTCCGGTGCAGACGACGAGTTCGATCGTCGAGTGGATCGGCACATCGCCGATCGCCGACTGCGACTTGACGATCTGGTTGTTCGGATCGCCGGCGCAGTTGGGGTCCTCCACGACGCTCGCCGTGAGGTCCATCTCGTCCGATTCCAGTTCGCGCTGCGCGGCGTCGAGGCGATACCCGGCCATGTTCACGACCGTCACCTTGCCGCTGGCGACGATGAGGTCGACGGCGGTGCCGATGGCCACTTCCTGTCCCTCGGCCAGGCTCGCCGAGATCACGGTCGTCGCGGCGAGGTTCGGATCGTTGCGCGTCGTGACGGTGCCGAGGCGCAGCCCGGCCTCCTCGAGCGCGTCGGCGGCCTCCCCGCGCGTGAGACTCTCCAGCACGGGCACCGTGGCGAGCTCCTGTCCGGTGGAGACGTACACCTTGATCTCCTGGCCGGGGATCACGGTGGTACCGGCCGCGGGGTCGGTACGGATGACATTGCCGGCCGCGATGGTCTCGTTGCTCTCCTCGAACCGCCGACCCTCCAGGTCGTTGCGGCCGAGCTCTTCGCTCGCCCTATCCCACGACATGTCGACGAGGTCGGGTACTTCACGGGAGCTGTTCGGGATCTCCGTGGTCGGGCGGATCATGAGCACCCAGATGAAGACGGAGATCAGCAGCGCGGCGAGCACGACGACGCCGGTCCAGATCCACGCGACGGGCGGTCCGGTCTGAGTGCGTCGCATCGTGGTGTCGGTGCTGAGCTGGCGTAGCGACCGCGCGGTCTCGGCGGCCTGCCGGGGATTCGCGCCGTACAGCTCGCTGTGCAGGGCGCCGACCTGACGCTTCGACGGCGTCTTGCCGTCGACCGTGGCGTCGAGCGCCTCGCGGAACGCCGCGGCATCCGGGAATCGCTGGAACGGGTCCTTCGCGAGCGCGCGCAGCACGGCCGCGTCGAGCGACCGCGGGACGGTGCCGACGAGTTCGGACGGAGGGACGGGTGCTTCGCTGACGTGCTGGTAGGCGACGGCCACGGGGGTGTCGCCGCGGAACGGCGTGCGTCCGGTGAGCAGCTCGTAGAGCACGACGCCCGCCGAGTAGAGGTCGGCGCGCGCGTCGACGGGCTCGCCCTTGGCCTGTTCCGGCGAGAAGTACGAGGCGGTGCCGATGATGGCGGTCGTCTCGGCGACGGTGGAGGAGGAGTCGGAGACGGCGCGGGCGATGCCGAAGTCCATCACCTTGACCTGGCCCTGACCGTTGACCATCACATTGCCGGGCTTGATGTCCCTATGGACGACACCGGCGCGGTGCGAGTACTCGAGGGCCTCGAGGATGCCGTCGGTGTAGCGCACGGCATCCGACACCGACACGGGGCCCGCGGAGATGATGTCCTTCAGCAGACGGCCCTGGACGAGCTCCATCACGATGAACGGCACGGGGTGCTGCGTGCCGTCGGGATCGGTCTCGACGTCTTCGCCGGCATCGTAGACGCGCACGATGGCGGGGTGCGACATGCGGGAGGCGGCCTGGGCCTCCAGGCGGAACCGGGTGCGGAACGCGTTGTCGACGGCGAGCTCACGCTTGAGGAGCTTGATCGCGACAGCGCGACCGAGGGTCAGGTCGTGACCCCGGTAGACGGTCGCCATACCGCCGCGACCGATGAGCTCGTCGACCCGATAGCGGCCGGAAAGCACGCGCGCCTCTGCTGCCACTTCACTCCCTGTGCTGAACCCCGCCAGCCTATCCGACCGAGTCTGAGACAACGGCGGGAGCGGCGTGCGCGAAGGGTCAGCCGTCGGCGCCGCCGTCGCCGCCGTCGGCGGCGGGCACGATGGTCGCCGTCGCGGCCTCGGAGGTGGGCGAGTCGCGGTCGCGCTCGCCGTTCGTGCAGCTCACGGCGTAGGCGACCGACAGGGTGCCCGAGTCGCCGACGACGATGTTCTGGGTGCGCGGGTCGGCGCTCGTGAACGAGGCCGTCGTGTCGCCCGTCTCGAACACGCCGCCTTCGACGACGAAGTTGTAGAACTGCACCGTCTGCGTGCCGGCGGGGCACGTGAAGCCCGGCCAGACGACCTGCACCGTCGAACCGGCCTCGACCGAGCTCGCGTTCAGTCCGCCCTCGATCGAGGGCGTGGTGGGCGTGGCGATCGGCGTCTGGGAGTCGTAGACCGTGAGGTTCAGCGCCGTCGTGAACGGCACATCGCCCTCGGGCTGCACGCGATAGACGAGCCCCTCCTCGTCGGGCGTCGGTGCCGGGTCTCCGGTGTTGCACTGCACTCCGCCGGTGTAGCCGTTGTCCTCGGCGATCGTGCGGGCTGCTTCACAGGTCTCGCCCTCGAGCTCGAGGTCGGCGACGTTCATGCTCGTCGGCTCGGGGTCGGGGGAATCGACCGGGGTGCTCGGCGGCGCCGCCGACGATGGCGAGGAGGGTGCGGGCGACGTCGGATCGGGTTCGCCGTTGCCGCTCGTGAGGAGTGCGAAGAGCGTGCCGCCGAGGACGATCGCGAGCAGGGCGATCAGCGCGATGAGCGGCCAGGTCCACGGGCTCCGCTTGCGCTTCTGCTCGGCAGGCTCGTCGACCGGCGCGGGTT
This genomic window from Candidatus Microbacterium phytovorans contains:
- a CDS encoding DUF1800 domain-containing protein codes for the protein MNPRVPPAGESAIAPPPSTPLFPRRSFLGGVAAASAVAVAAPLLDAPAAHAADSYDPVAYPATPVATEEELHVIRRWTYGFQPAALAAVREAGGPRAWFEAQLTPQNVTESPAAAGLDTWWRCITADPLDIVDRDRSGAEPAWRAMAAYAGYAMVRRQESTRQVLELMTEFWEDHFYIPIHDDGVFPFRIAFGHLLRELALTSFEELLQAATVHPAMGCSLDNARSSKRSVNENLGRELLELHTVGKSAGYDEDDVKASARLLTGFRVDTWSSWQVTYDPSWHDTSPVTVMDFSHPNTDADGRAAVRAYLSYLARHPSTAERIARKLARRFVSDSPSSELVDHLAAVYLTNDTRITPVLRALVDHAEFWASSGAKVKTPTDELVSVNRALGVSFAKPTAQDTGAIQAHYMAGGIGASAWSHPRPDGPPQLNDAWNSPSRFLASWDAHWTLSGGWWPTKDTTHVPAAKRLPQPELTLAEFVDHLSRHLTGQASTAGLLQAVCTATKVRPSALVNAQHSIVRWQMPWVLSLVLNQPLFYLR
- a CDS encoding GNAT family N-acetyltransferase, which codes for MTRISALTAADRAHWQPMWDAYLTFYREDLPAEVTESTFARLTDAGGDIHGAVAWDDAGGAVGFVHWLEHPSTWSTSGYCYLEDLFVAPDGRRGGVGKALIDHVVGWAADRGREKVYWLTAEDNATARSLYDRVAHRTGFVHYEVATASE
- a CDS encoding NUDIX hydrolase → MDLRVAAYAVINDDDGRVLLAHWHEGRRSSWTLPGGGLEAGEHPETAARREVLEETGYRVVLDGLLGIDSRVIPARQRVRSGHDQPLHALRIIYRARVVGGKLRNEVDGSTDRAEWFALADVAGLHRVKLVDVALRLAGLTD
- a CDS encoding YbaK/EbsC family protein, which produces MEIRERPAARSLEEAAALLGLQPADIVKTLVVKRADDTYLFALIPGDKAISWPKLRAVVGVNKLQLPDPERALAATGYERGTIVPIGSTTDWPIFADESIVGTRIAMGAGTHGYSLFVDADALIAAYGATVADISQPAGG
- a CDS encoding DNA helicase, with the translated sequence MGLSRKRKKELRKLQKNATTLWESQQVLLGQAGDVAREAGRQLGHYNREHVVPTVQHGYEKYAAPYVDQGLRSSAKVYNEKLAPAAGAVIGSALSVWDAANEKRDALAHGRGFGSIDVAKLQKNAEKYGKKAAKKLTVPAPASQKSIGAGGVIAIILGIAAAAGVLYAAWQTLRADDELWVADDPLRAPDA
- a CDS encoding peptidylprolyl isomerase; translated protein: MPIHTAVATIHTNHGDIVVNLFGDHAPRTVQNFTGLADGSQEWTHPATGKPGEGPLYKDVIFHRIIPNFMIQGGDPLGQGVGGPGYSFNDEIHPELTFVVPYLLAMANAGLRRNAITGQAEGTNGSQFFITTDPTPWLNGKHTIFGEVADDASRAVVDEIGAVRTGAGDRPVEPVVISSIDVVAV
- a CDS encoding rhomboid family intramembrane serine protease yields the protein MTTPGYRANPDNFCYRHPDRQSFVLCQRCTRTICPECQTQMPVGVICPECLRDQQQAVRASRPSRGTRMIRAVRASDSRPLVTYGLVIVTLFFYLVTLIPGIGDQIWFALAFNSGFLIPGPFFQPWRLLTVTLVHASIWHVALNMLALWALGRSLEPLLGRWRFATLYVLSAIGGSVLVALLAPGTWVVGASGAVWGLLGAMFVIGRHRGANVTAIAVLLGLNLVITFLPGSNISWQGHIGGGLVGALVGFIFARTRGVRQQRTQKLLLAATGVGLLALLVIPAVLYT
- a CDS encoding cell division protein CrgA: MARSGSDDPIVEQHEGEPAPNPVWFKPIMLGLMIIGLVWVIVFYLSGSRFPIPDIGAWNLVIGFGIAFVGFLMTTRWR
- a CDS encoding class E sortase; its protein translation is MGDTNIDAQVRPDADEPRGRRTRRARRGGATVVSVIGELFVTAGVIALLFVAWQLWIGDWIIGSQKQAEAADLTQSWAQEYAATTPAATPAPTPSPTAEAVVPVLKDAGHGDQFGVMQIPRFGKDWKFTVAGGVTRPDILDQGEIGHYPDTAMPGDVGNTVYAAHRWTSGAPFDPIDKLVVGDAIVIETKDGWYTYRFRNLEYVQDTQVEVLLPVPQQVGVAADGRYLTLTSCAPKLNMLERIIAYALFEDFTPRADGPPASLTQGTNA
- a CDS encoding gamma-glutamyl-gamma-aminobutyrate hydrolase family protein (Members of this family of hydrolases with an active site Cys residue belong to MEROPS family C26.): MASTPRVLVVDNHDSFVHTLVGYLHELGAETSMIEADAIDDATAAIDGYAGVLISPGPGAPADAGASLDVVRATAARSVPMLGVCLGHQALAEAFGATVDHAPELLHGITSAVHHDGSALFAGLPDPFQATRYHSLAVMPETVPRELEVTASTDSGVVMGLAHRSLPLWGVQFHPESVLSEGGYRLLGNWLEIVGIPGAARRGAGLTPHRHVDDVR
- the pknB gene encoding Stk1 family PASTA domain-containing Ser/Thr kinase; protein product: MATVYRGHDLTLGRAVAIKLLKRELAVDNAFRTRFRLEAQAASRMSHPAIVRVYDAGEDVETDPDGTQHPVPFIVMELVQGRLLKDIISAGPVSVSDAVRYTDGILEALEYSHRAGVVHRDIKPGNVMVNGQGQVKVMDFGIARAVSDSSSTVAETTAIIGTASYFSPEQAKGEPVDARADLYSAGVVLYELLTGRTPFRGDTPVAVAYQHVSEAPVPPSELVGTVPRSLDAAVLRALAKDPFQRFPDAAAFREALDATVDGKTPSKRQVGALHSELYGANPRQAAETARSLRQLSTDTTMRRTQTGPPVAWIWTGVVVLAALLISVFIWVLMIRPTTEIPNSSREVPDLVDMSWDRASEELGRNDLEGRRFEESNETIAAGNVIRTDPAAGTTVIPGQEIKVYVSTGQELATVPVLESLTRGEAADALEEAGLRLGTVTTRNDPNLAATTVISASLAEGQEVAIGTAVDLIVASGKVTVVNMAGYRLDAAQRELESDEMDLTASVVEDPNCAGDPNNQIVKSQSAIGDVPIHSTIELVVCTGS